The following coding sequences lie in one Primulina huaijiensis isolate GDHJ02 chromosome 2, ASM1229523v2, whole genome shotgun sequence genomic window:
- the LOC140966090 gene encoding ATP synthase delta chain, chloroplastic-like, producing MAAALQQTPITFQSRSLPSSQLQQSTRKIKFSLSTLLLPKLTLKTRQSRRRTGGGGSSGARMAESAAGSYANALADVAKSNNALEQTISDLEAIDKVFSDEAVMKFFINPTITEEEKAKIIDKIANKSKMLPYVANFLKILVEMKRVDMIREIIKEFDVLYNKLTETELAVVSSVVELESKHLAQIAKSVQKLTGARNVRIKTKIDPTLVAGFTIRYGSSGSKLVDMSVKKQLEEIAGQLDLGDIQLAV from the coding sequence ATGGCCGCCGCCCTTCAGCAAACTCCAATCACTTTCCAGTCTCGTTCGCTGCCGTCTTCGCAACTGCAGCAATCCACGCGAAAAATTAAGTTCTCCCTCTCAACCCTACTCCTCCCCAAGCTCACCCTGAAAACGCGCCAATCCCGCCGCCGCACAGGTGGAGGCGGTTCCTCCGGAGCAAGAATGGCCGAATCCGCTGCTGGAAGCTACGCCAATGCTCTGGCCGACGTGGCCAAGTCCAACAACGCACTCGAACAAACCATCTCGGACCTCGAAGCAATTGACAAGGTCTTCTCTGACGAAGCGGTGATGAAGTTCTTCATAAACCCCACGATCACGGAGGAGGAGAAGGCCAAAATCATCGATAAGATAGCCAATAAGTCGAAGATGCTGCCGTACGTGGCGAATTTCCTCAAAATTCTGGTGGAGATGAAGAGGGTGGATATGATAAGAGAAATAATCAAGGAATTCGATGTGCTGTACAACAAATTGACGGAGACGGAGCTGGCGGTGGTGAGCTCGGTGGTGGAGCTGGAGTCAAAGCATCTGGCGCAGATCGCGAAGAGCGTGCAGAAATTGACTGGGGCGAGGAACGTGAGGATCAAAACCAAGATCGACCCGACACTGGTGGCCGGGTTCACGATCCGGTATGGGAGTTCGGGTTCGAAATTGGTCGACATGAGCGTGAAAAAGCAACTTGAGGAGATCGCAGGGCAGCTAGATCTTGGAGACATTCAACTAGCTGTGTAA
- the LOC140966098 gene encoding NAC domain-containing protein 17-like, with protein sequence MKLNPGSDCFGSGERFPPGFRFHPTDEELVLFYLKRKICKKRYGLDVIAETDVYNWDPEELPGLSKLKTGDRQWFFFSPRDRKYPNAARSSRATMHGYWKATGKDRAITHLSSSVGNKKTLVFYRGRAPCGKRTDWVMHEYTLDEEELKKCSNPLDYYALCKVYKKSGPGPKNGEQYGAIFREEDWEEDNLEVQSIVELEDLVKKSNEISPIEHLSPVHCQRQSLLDDLEEIMNQIEEEPLPPLNRLAVDCGHGVDLFAGQEVAHSPLITSHLRDLSGTTQFQIYEAPEVTSISNINRLDHPEVDENFLEGFLEMNDLIGPEPTTKNLALDDLEKLEVDGFSEFDFFHDASLSIPEFGVDESAQISQQYLNDFGNEVMNPISSLYLENNEIGTINHLLQSQSNDEYTINSQLWTHEHGFSVINAAEENQGFVPSSTAGLVHQNQSNDFETHFPGLNQNGSNKQDDGTDSWFSSALWSFVESIPTTPASASSFDSALVNRAFERMSSFSRVRLNARNSNVAAGYASAASRKSRYGFLCFSLLGILCAIFGLLIGTSMRVIS encoded by the exons ATGAAGTTGAATCCGGGTTCTGATTGTTTTGGGAGCGGAGAAAGGTTTCCTCCGGGATTCAGATTCCACCCCACCGATGAGGAACTCGTGCTTTTCTATCTTAAGAGGAAAATATGCAAGAAACGATACGGTCTTGATGTTATAGCAGAAACTGATGTTTACAATTGGGATCCGGAGGAGTTGCCAG GATTATCAAAATTGAAAACTGGTGACAGGCAATGGTTCTTCTTCAGTCCTAGAGACAGGAAATACCCAAATGCAGCAAGATCCAGCAGAGCAACGATGCATGGATATTGGAAAGCAACTGGAAAGGACCGTGCAATCACTCATTTATCTTCTTCTGTTGGTAATAAGAAGACTCTTGTTTTCTACAGAGGTCGTGCACCTTGCGGAAAGCGCACAGATTGGGTGATGCATGAATATACTTTGGATGAAGAAGAgcttaaaaaatgttcaaatcctTTGGATTACTATGCTCTATGCAAGGTGTACAAGAAAAGTGGGCCTGGGCCCAAAAACGGTGAGCAATACGGTGCAATTTTTCGGGAGGAAGACTGGGAGGAGGACAATCTTGAAGTTCAATCCATCGTCGAACTGGAGGACCTGGTTAAGAAATCTAATGAAATCTCACCTATTGAACATCTTAGTCCAGTTCATTGCCAACGTCAATCCTTACTAGATGATCTTGAGGAGATCATGAACCAAATAGAAGAGGAGCCACTACCCCCTCTTAACCGTCTTGCTGTTGATTGTGGCCATGGTGTCGACCTTTTTGCTGGCCAGGAGGTAGCGCATAGTCCTTTAATCACCAGTCATTTGAGGGACTTGTCAGGCACAACTCAATTTCAAATCTACGAGGCACCTGAAGTCACTtctatttcaaatattaatcgTCTAGATCATCCGGAAGTTGATGAGAATTTTCTTGAAGGTTTTCTTGAAATGAATGATCTAATTGGTCCCGAACCAACCACTAAAAATCTTGCATTGGATGACTTAGAGAAGCTGGAGGTTGATGGTTTTAGTGAGTTCGATTTTTTCCATGATGCATCCTTATCCATTCCTGAATTTGGAGTAGATGAGTCTGCGCAAATTTCTCAACAATACTTGAATGATTTTGGAAATGAAGTTATGAACCCTATTTCAAGCTTGTACTTGGAAAATAATGAAATCGGGACGATAAATCACCTGCTGCAGTCCCAATCAAACGATGAATATACGATCAACTCTCAGCTGTGGACACATGAACATGGATTCAGTGTAATCAATGCCGCGGAAGAAAATCAAGGTTTCGTTCCATCATCAACTGCAG GCTTGGTACATCAGAATCAAAGTAACGATTTTGAAACTCATTTTCCCGGATTGAATCAAAACGGAAGCAACAAACAGGACGATGGCACAGACTCATGGTTTTCTTCCGCCCTCTGGTCCTTTGTGGAGTCTATACCTACAACTCCTGCTTCTGCTTCTTCTTTTGACAGCGCTTTGGTAAATAGGGCTTTTGAACGTATGTCTAGTTTTAGTAGGGTAAGACTAAATGCTAGAAACTCGAATGTTGCTGCAGGTTATGCCTCTGCAGCTTCAAGAAAATCTAGATatggttttctttgtttttctttacTTGGCATTTTGTGTGCTATATTTGGGCTGCTGATTGGAACTTCTATGAGAGTGATCAGTTGA